From one Cucurbita pepo subsp. pepo cultivar mu-cu-16 chromosome LG17, ASM280686v2, whole genome shotgun sequence genomic stretch:
- the LOC111778210 gene encoding uncharacterized protein LOC111778210 isoform X1, producing MEENPNKLEIYELRYLDLFLLSTHCHSSSSLQDNERIESITKSIFEALGPSGPGLLAITGVPNSSVLRRTLLPLARKLALLNPDDRKRILKDHNLGSDVPLRNPERSVSSFAMQLKYTESKEFMQNNQSQRGDKQSPGSEIDHFCDSIEKEVHDNEFKHLGDSFKELGSCMLELGLRIARVCDAQIGGQELEQSLLESCIAKGRLIHYHSALDAQLLRKSTHCKGTARNQANSRRNKEQSIHSKQEPSDSNGLCQSCTNLWQQWHYDYGIFTVLTTPMFLSPSNTHGNEAQDLCCYSECCSPSGHLYLQIFDPCKNDIFMVNAPPESFIIQVGESADIISRGKLRSTLHSVCRPSKHEDLCREIFVVFLQPAWNKTFSMSDYSIESSMSSKDKRDLVEQEATVITREIQKIVPPLASRLKEGMTFAEFSRETTKQYYGGNGLQSNR from the exons atggaggaaaatcCCAATAAACTCGAAATTTATGAGCTCAGGTATTTGGATCTCTTCCTCTTGTCTACACATTGccattcttcatcttcattacAAGATAACGAACGGATTGAATCGATAACCAAATCGATTTTTGAAGCCCTAGGCCCCAGTGGACCTGGCCTTCTTGCAATCACCGGCGTCCCCAACTCTTCTGTTCTTCGTCGAACACTACTGCCTCTTGCTCGCAAGCTCGCATTGCTCAATCCTGATGATCGGAAACGGATTCTTAAG GATCATAACTTAGGGAGTGATGTTCCCTTGAGGAATCCAGAAAGAAGTGTCTCGTCTTTTGCAATGCAACTCAAATATACGGAGAGCAAAGAATTCATGCAGAATAATCAAAGCCAAAGAGGGGACAAACAGTCACCTGGTTCAGAAATTGATCACTTTTGTGATTCTATTGAGAAGGAAGTTCACGACAATGAATTTAAACATCTTGGTGATTCATTTAAAGAGCTTGGAAGTTGCATGTTGGAACTGGGGCTTCGCATTGCACGGGTATGTGATGCGCAAATCGGAGGCCAAGAGTTAGAACAGAGCTTGTTAGAGTCATGCATTGCAAAAGGCCGTCTCATACACTACCATTCAGCTCTGGATGCGCAGCTTTTAAGAAAATCAACACACTGCAAAGGAACTGCAAGAAACCAAGCTAATTctagaagaaataaagaacaaagcaTACACAGTAAGCAAGAGCCATCAGACAGTAATGGACTATGTCAATCATGTACAAATCTATGGCAGCAATGGCATTATGACTATGGTATCTTCACAGTCCTAACAACTCCCATGTTTCTTTCACCATCAAATACCCACGGCAACGAAGCACAAGATCTTTGTTGCTATAGCGAGTGTTGTTCCCCCAGTGGACATTTGTATTTGCAGATTTTTGATCCTTGTAAGAACGACATTTTCATGGTTAATGCCCCACCAGAAAGCTTTATCATCCAGGTGGGCGAATCGGCTGATATTATATCACGAGGGAAGCTTCGCTCCACTCTTCACTCTGTGTGCAGACCTTCCAAGCACGAGGATTTGTGCAGAGAAATTTTTGTTGTATTCTTGCAGCCAGCTTGGAACAAAACGTTTTCGATGTCTGATTATTCCATTGAAAGCTCAATGTCGTCCAAGGACAAAAGAGATCTTGTTGAACAGGAGGCAACGGTAATAACTCGAGAAATCCAGAAGATAGTTCCACCATTAGCATCAAGATTGAAGGAAGGGATGACATTTGCAGAGTTCTCACGTGAAACCACCAAGCAATATTACGGGGGAAATGGTTTGCAATCCAACAGATGA
- the LOC111778273 gene encoding protein indeterminate-domain 2-like — MFATTMSNSTSLSEEATVSLNSLLPPQKIKKKRSLPGNPDPDAEVIALSPRTLLATNRFVCEICNKGFQRDQNLQLHRRGHNLPWKLKQRNSKEVKKKAYVCPEPSCVHHHPSRALGDLTGIKKHYCRKHGEKKWKCEKCSKVYAVQSDWKAHSKTCGTREYRCDCGTLFSRKDSFITHRAFCDALAEESARLSANQFAIAAEVEAAGAEGGAATSTASASAQSLFPFGSFNQFPSSSLSRPPQTYMSLNPWDNPQNPNPNQTHQIIKPEDSHSHHFHQIPTLPLAGSSPSTATNNPFGIIQDHHRRHHPHHHQKAGSSSSSSMIASPFRNLHVSVNPAMSAHLSATALLQKAATVGVGAVKSSQHQPESVGHMTHFNMPDIPEFAAPTHMDSLTHQLGPDYATWQKTDRLTRDFLGLTGDGNGGGGGSGAMQVSMSVKDMLTYAGGLEIFKPHNNNNNNNNNNNNHSAFGFAEPAANETWDC; from the exons ATGTTTGCTACAACAATGTCCAATTCAACTTCTTTGTCTGAAGAAGCTACTGTCTCTTTAAACTCTCTCCTTCCACCACAAAAGATCAAGAAGAAACGAAGCCTCCCCGGAAACCCAG ACCCAGATGCTGAAGTGATAGCACTTTCACCAAGAACACTTCTTGCTACGAATAGATTTGTGTGTGAAATTTGCAACAAAGGGTTCCAAAGGGATCAAAATTTGCAGCTTCATAGGAGAGGTCATAATTTGCCATGGAAATTGAAGCAAAGAAACAGCAAAgaagtgaagaagaaagctTATGTTTGTCCTGAGCCATCTTGTGTTCATCATCATCCTTCAAGAGCTTTGGGAGATCTCACGGGAATCAAAAAGCATTATTGTAGAAAACATggagaaaagaaatggaaatgtgAGAAATGTTCGAAAGTTTATGCTGTTCAATCGGATTGGAAAGCTCACTCCAAAACTTGTGGCACTAGAGAATATAGATGCGACTGTGGAACCCTTTTCTCAAG GAAGGATAGCTTCATAACCCATAGAGCCTTTTGTGATGCTTTGGCTGAGGAAAGTGCACGGCTTTCAGCTAACCAATTCGCCATCGCGGCCGAGGTTGAGGCGGCGGGGGCGGAGGGTGGGGCGGCTACCTCCACCGCCTCCGCCTCCGCGCAATCTCTCTTCCCTTTTGGTAGCTTTAATCAATTCCCTAGCTCTTCGCTGTCACGGCCGCCACAAACCTATATGTCGCTTAACCCTTGGGATAATCcccaaaaccctaaccctaatcAAACCCACCAAATTATCAAGCCAGAAGACTCACATTCTCACCATTTTCACCAAATTCCAACTTTGCCCCTCGCCGGCTCCTCCCCAAGCACCGCCACCAACAACCCTTTTGGTATAATTCAAgaccaccaccgccgccatCATCCCCACCACCACCAGAAGGCAGGCTCTTCATCCTCCTCTTCCATGATAGCCTCACCGTTTAGGAACCTCCACGTGTCGGTGAATCCTGCCATGTCAGCTCATCTATCAGCCACTGCCTTACTCCAAAAGGCTGCAACAGTTGGGGTTGGAGCTGTGAAATCCAGTCAGCATCAACCCGAGTCAGTGGGCCATATGACTCACTTCAATATGCCTGACATCCCCGAGTTCGCTGCACCAACTCATATGGACTCGCTGACTCATCAACTCGGCCCCGACTACGCCACGTGGCAGAAGACAGATAGACTGACCAGGGACTTTCTCGGTTTGACTGGCGACGGGAACGGCGGCGGAGGTGGCAGTGGAGCGATGCAGGTTAGCATGAGTGTCAAGGATATGCTAACGTACGCAGGAGGATTGGAGATTTTTAAGcctcataataataataataataataataataataataataatcatagtGCTTTTGGTTTTGCCGAGCCAGCTGCCAATGAAACTTGGGACTGCTGA
- the LOC111778210 gene encoding uncharacterized protein LOC111778210 isoform X2 — protein MSSALGPSGPGLLAITGVPNSSVLRRTLLPLARKLALLNPDDRKRILKDHNLGSDVPLRNPERSVSSFAMQLKYTESKEFMQNNQSQRGDKQSPGSEIDHFCDSIEKEVHDNEFKHLGDSFKELGSCMLELGLRIARVCDAQIGGQELEQSLLESCIAKGRLIHYHSALDAQLLRKSTHCKGTARNQANSRRNKEQSIHSKQEPSDSNGLCQSCTNLWQQWHYDYGIFTVLTTPMFLSPSNTHGNEAQDLCCYSECCSPSGHLYLQIFDPCKNDIFMVNAPPESFIIQVGESADIISRGKLRSTLHSVCRPSKHEDLCREIFVVFLQPAWNKTFSMSDYSIESSMSSKDKRDLVEQEATVITREIQKIVPPLASRLKEGMTFAEFSRETTKQYYGGNGLQSNR, from the exons ATGAGCTCAG CCCTAGGCCCCAGTGGACCTGGCCTTCTTGCAATCACCGGCGTCCCCAACTCTTCTGTTCTTCGTCGAACACTACTGCCTCTTGCTCGCAAGCTCGCATTGCTCAATCCTGATGATCGGAAACGGATTCTTAAG GATCATAACTTAGGGAGTGATGTTCCCTTGAGGAATCCAGAAAGAAGTGTCTCGTCTTTTGCAATGCAACTCAAATATACGGAGAGCAAAGAATTCATGCAGAATAATCAAAGCCAAAGAGGGGACAAACAGTCACCTGGTTCAGAAATTGATCACTTTTGTGATTCTATTGAGAAGGAAGTTCACGACAATGAATTTAAACATCTTGGTGATTCATTTAAAGAGCTTGGAAGTTGCATGTTGGAACTGGGGCTTCGCATTGCACGGGTATGTGATGCGCAAATCGGAGGCCAAGAGTTAGAACAGAGCTTGTTAGAGTCATGCATTGCAAAAGGCCGTCTCATACACTACCATTCAGCTCTGGATGCGCAGCTTTTAAGAAAATCAACACACTGCAAAGGAACTGCAAGAAACCAAGCTAATTctagaagaaataaagaacaaagcaTACACAGTAAGCAAGAGCCATCAGACAGTAATGGACTATGTCAATCATGTACAAATCTATGGCAGCAATGGCATTATGACTATGGTATCTTCACAGTCCTAACAACTCCCATGTTTCTTTCACCATCAAATACCCACGGCAACGAAGCACAAGATCTTTGTTGCTATAGCGAGTGTTGTTCCCCCAGTGGACATTTGTATTTGCAGATTTTTGATCCTTGTAAGAACGACATTTTCATGGTTAATGCCCCACCAGAAAGCTTTATCATCCAGGTGGGCGAATCGGCTGATATTATATCACGAGGGAAGCTTCGCTCCACTCTTCACTCTGTGTGCAGACCTTCCAAGCACGAGGATTTGTGCAGAGAAATTTTTGTTGTATTCTTGCAGCCAGCTTGGAACAAAACGTTTTCGATGTCTGATTATTCCATTGAAAGCTCAATGTCGTCCAAGGACAAAAGAGATCTTGTTGAACAGGAGGCAACGGTAATAACTCGAGAAATCCAGAAGATAGTTCCACCATTAGCATCAAGATTGAAGGAAGGGATGACATTTGCAGAGTTCTCACGTGAAACCACCAAGCAATATTACGGGGGAAATGGTTTGCAATCCAACAGATGA